From Pseudothermotoga thermarum DSM 5069, a single genomic window includes:
- a CDS encoding ABC transporter ATP-binding protein, with product MKEVLLAVENVRAYYELEKICVKAVDGVSFEIFEDEVVGVVGESGCGKTTLSNVVFMNIVKPLKFVDGRVVLKANGKYEEISSMNREEVRKRFWGKEITIIPQSAMNALMPTIKMESYVKHLAQSHEIDVEELLDKAKKRFEEVGLKPMWLKRYPFELSGGMRQRAVIAIATILNPSLLIADEPTSALDVVNQKVFLKVLMQMKKQGIVKSIMFITHDIATVRQIADRMIIMYAGKIVEFSKMEDILKKPLHPYAQVLFNSVLTPEPEVKKRGITVIPGAPPNLINPPSGCRFHPRCPKVMEICKADEPPLREVEPGRKVACWLYMEEVV from the coding sequence TTGAAAGAAGTACTTCTTGCTGTTGAGAATGTTAGAGCTTACTATGAATTAGAAAAAATCTGTGTAAAGGCCGTTGATGGAGTATCTTTTGAAATATTCGAAGATGAAGTTGTAGGAGTTGTTGGGGAATCGGGTTGTGGGAAGACCACGCTTTCAAACGTGGTTTTCATGAACATCGTCAAGCCTTTGAAATTCGTCGATGGAAGAGTTGTTTTGAAAGCCAATGGAAAATATGAAGAGATTTCTTCGATGAACAGAGAAGAGGTAAGAAAAAGATTTTGGGGAAAGGAGATAACAATTATTCCTCAATCGGCAATGAATGCATTAATGCCTACGATAAAAATGGAAAGTTATGTTAAGCATCTTGCACAGTCCCACGAGATAGATGTAGAAGAACTTTTGGATAAAGCTAAAAAGAGGTTTGAAGAAGTTGGGTTAAAACCAATGTGGTTGAAGCGATATCCATTTGAACTTAGCGGTGGTATGAGGCAAAGAGCAGTGATAGCTATCGCGACCATACTGAATCCAAGTCTTTTGATAGCAGATGAGCCAACTTCTGCACTAGATGTTGTGAACCAGAAGGTATTTCTAAAAGTTTTGATGCAGATGAAAAAGCAAGGAATTGTGAAGAGTATTATGTTCATCACACACGATATTGCTACTGTCAGACAGATTGCAGATAGAATGATCATCATGTACGCTGGAAAGATTGTGGAATTTTCTAAGATGGAAGATATTTTGAAAAAACCACTTCATCCTTATGCTCAAGTTTTGTTCAATTCTGTTCTAACTCCTGAGCCGGAAGTGAAAAAAAGGGGAATCACTGTTATACCTGGTGCGCCACCAAATCTGATAAATCCACCATCTGGTTGCAGATTCCATCCAAGATGTCCTAAGGTAATGGAAATTTGTAAAGCGGACGAACCTCCTTTGAGAGAGGTTGAGCCAGGAAGAAAAGTTGCCTGTTGGCTTTACATGGAGGAGGTAGTATGA
- a CDS encoding ABC transporter ATP-binding protein: protein MNRLVVKNLTKIFTLGFFSKRRIEAVKNVSFEVKAKEIVSLVGESGSGKTTTAKMILRLLPPTSGEIIFEGKDIWKDIKDRESVLWFRRKVHAVFQDPFSSYNPFYPVERTIWQAINLLEKKPSNKKEALELIKESLFRVGIDPNDVLGKYPHQISGGQKQRIMIARCWILKPLLIVADEPTSMIDASSRGGIIKLLEELREEQGTSIIFITHDLGLAYYVSDNIYVMKDGEIVERGHPDKIVLEPSHEYAKILVKSIPKLYEKMEDL from the coding sequence ATGAATAGGTTGGTGGTAAAAAATCTCACAAAAATCTTCACCCTTGGGTTTTTTTCAAAACGGCGGATTGAGGCCGTTAAAAATGTTTCATTTGAAGTGAAAGCAAAAGAAATCGTTTCATTGGTGGGTGAAAGTGGCTCAGGTAAAACAACGACGGCAAAGATGATCTTAAGGCTTCTTCCACCGACAAGTGGCGAGATAATCTTTGAAGGCAAGGATATATGGAAAGATATAAAAGATAGGGAATCTGTGCTGTGGTTTAGAAGAAAAGTTCACGCAGTGTTTCAAGATCCCTTTTCAAGTTACAATCCTTTTTATCCAGTTGAAAGAACCATTTGGCAAGCAATCAACCTTTTGGAAAAAAAGCCATCCAACAAGAAAGAAGCTCTTGAGCTCATAAAAGAATCTCTTTTTAGGGTTGGAATCGATCCAAACGATGTGTTAGGAAAATATCCCCACCAAATATCCGGCGGGCAAAAGCAAAGGATAATGATCGCAAGATGCTGGATTTTAAAACCGCTCTTGATCGTTGCAGATGAGCCAACATCGATGATAGACGCATCCAGCAGGGGTGGAATAATCAAGCTCTTGGAAGAATTAAGGGAAGAACAAGGTACTTCAATTATTTTTATCACGCACGACCTTGGCCTTGCATACTATGTTTCCGACAATATTTACGTTATGAAAGATGGAGAAATCGTTGAGAGAGGACATCCAGACAAGATTGTTCTTGAACCATCTCATGAGTATGCGAAAATTCTTGTGAAAAGTATTCCAAAACTCTACGAAAAAATGGAAGATCTATGA
- a CDS encoding TM0026 family membrane protein — MFTKALITLFAWALVLEVLVLLYYLWRGFRPVEFYLNIFLMIFTIPILVFLIFREKRRRKDEGGE, encoded by the coding sequence ATGTTCACCAAAGCTTTGATAACACTTTTTGCTTGGGCGTTGGTGCTGGAAGTACTGGTCTTGCTCTATTATCTTTGGCGTGGATTTAGACCCGTAGAATTTTATTTAAACATTTTTCTTATGATCTTCACGATACCTATTTTAGTGTTTTTGATCTTTCGGGAAAAAAGGAGGCGAAAGGATGAAGGAGGTGAATGA
- a CDS encoding beta-glucosidase translates to MKEVNEILSKLTLEEKVKLVVGVGMPGFFGNPPSKVHGAAGETHPIPRLGMPAAVLADGPAGLRINPTRENDEKTYHATAFPVETMLASTWNKELLEKVGQAVGEEVREYGVDILLAPAMNIHRNPLCGRNFEYYSEDPVLSGEMAAAFVKGVQSQGVGACVKHFVANEQETNRMQVDTIVSERALREIYLKAFEIAIKKAKPWTVMSAYNKLNGKYCSQNAWLLKKVLREDWGFEGFVMSDWYAGDNPVEQIKAGNDLIMPGKTYQVNFQRKDEIEEIMQALKEGKLSEDELNECVRNILNVLLKTPSFRKYSYSNKPDLDAHAKIAYEAGAEGVVLLKNNDVLPFDKTTPFALFGTGQIETIKGGTGSGDTHPRYIVSILDGIKEAGLKVDEQLMKRYEDYIAKMRETEQYKPRAGLWGTIEKPKLPENFLSEDEIKVIAERNDVGIIVISRISGEGYDRKPIKGDFYLSDDEFELIQKVSSQFHKLEKKVLVILNIGSPIEIASWRDMVDGILLIWQAGQETGRIVADTLVGKINPSGKLPTTFPKDYKDIPSWNFPGEPVDNPQKVVYEEDIYVGYRYYDTFNVEPAYEFGFGLSYTKFEYKDLNVSLDGDLVKISYVVTNVGKYPGKEISQVYVKAPKGKINKPFQELKAFHKTRLLNPGESETINLEIPLRELASFVKDEWFVEKGEYEIRIGASSRDIRLRKIFSIEKERTFKP, encoded by the coding sequence ATGAAGGAGGTGAATGAAATTCTTTCCAAGCTTACTTTGGAAGAAAAGGTCAAGTTGGTTGTTGGAGTTGGCATGCCGGGGTTTTTTGGGAATCCTCCTTCAAAAGTGCATGGCGCTGCGGGTGAAACACATCCTATACCAAGACTTGGAATGCCTGCAGCTGTGCTGGCAGATGGACCGGCAGGGCTCAGAATAAATCCCACCAGGGAGAACGATGAAAAAACTTACCACGCCACAGCCTTCCCAGTTGAAACAATGCTTGCTTCAACATGGAACAAAGAGCTTTTAGAAAAGGTTGGTCAAGCGGTTGGTGAAGAGGTTAGAGAATACGGTGTGGACATTCTTTTAGCCCCGGCGATGAACATACACAGAAATCCTTTGTGTGGGCGCAATTTTGAGTATTATTCTGAAGATCCTGTTCTTTCTGGAGAGATGGCTGCCGCTTTTGTCAAGGGAGTTCAGTCACAAGGTGTTGGTGCATGTGTGAAGCACTTTGTGGCAAACGAACAGGAAACAAATAGAATGCAAGTCGACACAATTGTATCGGAAAGGGCTTTAAGGGAAATATATTTGAAAGCCTTTGAAATAGCCATCAAAAAGGCAAAACCATGGACGGTGATGAGCGCTTATAACAAACTCAACGGTAAGTATTGCTCGCAAAACGCGTGGTTGTTGAAAAAGGTTCTTAGAGAAGATTGGGGTTTTGAAGGTTTTGTGATGAGCGATTGGTATGCCGGCGACAATCCTGTGGAACAAATCAAAGCTGGCAACGACTTGATCATGCCTGGGAAGACTTACCAAGTAAACTTTCAAAGAAAAGATGAAATCGAAGAGATCATGCAGGCCCTCAAAGAAGGTAAGTTGAGCGAAGATGAATTAAACGAATGCGTAAGAAACATATTGAATGTGCTCTTGAAAACTCCTTCTTTTAGGAAGTATAGCTATTCAAACAAGCCAGATCTTGACGCGCATGCAAAAATAGCATACGAAGCAGGTGCAGAGGGTGTTGTACTTTTGAAAAACAATGATGTTCTTCCATTTGACAAAACCACACCTTTTGCGCTTTTTGGGACAGGGCAGATTGAAACCATCAAAGGAGGAACTGGAAGCGGGGATACGCATCCAAGGTATATTGTTTCCATCTTAGATGGAATAAAGGAAGCTGGTTTGAAAGTTGATGAACAATTGATGAAACGCTACGAAGATTACATAGCAAAAATGAGGGAAACAGAGCAGTACAAGCCAAGAGCTGGTTTGTGGGGAACGATTGAAAAGCCAAAGCTTCCAGAAAACTTTTTGTCAGAAGATGAAATAAAAGTTATTGCCGAGAGAAATGATGTTGGAATCATTGTTATCAGTAGAATTTCTGGCGAAGGATATGATAGAAAACCGATCAAAGGAGATTTTTATCTATCGGATGATGAATTTGAGTTAATTCAAAAAGTTTCTAGTCAGTTTCACAAGCTTGAAAAGAAAGTATTGGTGATCTTAAACATTGGAAGTCCAATCGAGATTGCAAGTTGGAGGGACATGGTTGACGGAATTCTTTTGATCTGGCAGGCTGGTCAAGAAACTGGAAGGATAGTTGCAGATACTTTGGTTGGCAAAATCAACCCATCTGGAAAACTTCCAACTACCTTCCCGAAAGACTACAAAGACATTCCATCCTGGAACTTTCCGGGAGAGCCAGTGGATAACCCACAGAAAGTCGTCTACGAAGAGGATATCTATGTTGGCTACAGATACTACGACACCTTCAACGTTGAGCCGGCATACGAATTTGGGTTTGGATTGTCTTACACAAAGTTTGAATACAAGGATCTGAATGTCTCACTTGATGGTGATTTGGTTAAGATATCTTATGTTGTGACCAACGTTGGTAAATACCCTGGCAAAGAGATTTCACAAGTATACGTGAAAGCTCCAAAAGGAAAGATAAACAAGCCTTTCCAAGAACTCAAAGCTTTCCATAAAACAAGGTTGCTTAATCCAGGAGAATCTGAAACGATCAATCTTGAGATACCGTTGAGAGAGCTTGCAAGCTTTGTCAAAGATGAATGGTTCGTCGAGAAAGGAGAATACGAGATTAGAATTGGAGCTTCGTCAAGAGACATAAGATTGCGCAAGATATTTTCTATAGAAAAGGAAAGAACATTCAAACCTTAA
- a CDS encoding carbohydrate binding domain-containing protein has translation MITSYGLSEPANMLFNGSFDQTIFIAGLNIEPPAPDGSIDTKQNWVFFTNSGGEGKAYVQDGVLVVEITNGGNHTWSVQILQSPISVEKFHRYKVSFTAKASSKRKIGVKIGGTAGRGWVAYNPGTDESGGIVFELGTDWKTYEFEFVMRQESDTNARFEFQLGKAVGVVWIDNVFMEMIGVVERKEKQKIYTEEDEDKVEDWQLVWSQEFDDETIDTSLWNFEIGNGHAKGIPGWGNAELQYYTDRNAFIEQGCLVIEARKERASDEYGTYDYTSARMTTEGKFEIKYGRIEIRAKLPKGKGIWPALWMLGSNIGQVGWPRCGEIDIMEMLGHDTRTVYGTVHGPGYSGGASIGVAYKLPESVADFSEDFHVFAIEWDEDEIEWYVDDQLYHVLSKDEIEELGLEWVFDQPFFLIMNVAVGGYWPGYPDETTVFPQRMYIDYIRVFEDKNPEKVVGEVNDCEYELIIKKAGPKVTFEEINNGSFDEPIVNDQANQPDEWFIWQAGTYGISGAKVSNYGTKDGYAYINLANTGTETWHIQFNQWIGLYRGKTYLISFKAKSDTPRTINVKILQNHDPWINYFVQTVNLTKEWQTFTFTYTHPETADEIVQISFELGTGPVTTVYFDDISISSK, from the coding sequence ATGATAACATCCTACGGCTTGAGTGAACCAGCGAACATGCTTTTCAACGGTTCTTTCGATCAAACGATTTTCATCGCAGGATTGAACATCGAACCACCTGCACCGGATGGCTCCATAGACACCAAGCAAAACTGGGTTTTCTTCACAAATTCTGGCGGCGAAGGCAAAGCATATGTACAAGATGGGGTTCTTGTTGTTGAGATCACAAACGGCGGGAATCACACATGGTCTGTCCAGATTTTGCAATCGCCAATTTCTGTTGAGAAGTTTCACAGATACAAAGTATCGTTTACGGCAAAAGCATCGTCAAAAAGAAAAATTGGTGTCAAGATAGGAGGAACTGCAGGTAGAGGTTGGGTTGCCTACAATCCTGGCACCGATGAATCTGGAGGAATAGTTTTTGAGCTTGGCACGGATTGGAAAACATACGAATTTGAGTTCGTCATGCGTCAAGAAAGTGATACAAATGCGCGCTTTGAATTTCAACTTGGTAAAGCTGTTGGAGTAGTTTGGATAGACAACGTCTTCATGGAAATGATTGGCGTTGTTGAGAGAAAAGAAAAACAAAAAATTTACACCGAGGAGGACGAGGACAAAGTGGAAGATTGGCAACTTGTTTGGAGTCAAGAGTTTGACGATGAGACAATTGATACAAGCCTGTGGAATTTCGAGATCGGTAACGGTCATGCAAAAGGCATTCCAGGTTGGGGAAACGCAGAGCTTCAGTACTACACGGACAGAAACGCGTTTATCGAGCAAGGTTGTCTTGTTATTGAAGCAAGAAAAGAAAGAGCCTCCGATGAATACGGAACTTACGATTACACTTCTGCAAGGATGACCACCGAAGGAAAATTCGAAATAAAGTACGGGCGAATAGAGATCAGAGCCAAGCTTCCAAAAGGGAAGGGTATTTGGCCTGCTCTGTGGATGCTTGGAAGCAACATAGGACAAGTTGGATGGCCAAGGTGCGGAGAGATAGACATCATGGAGATGCTTGGCCATGATACAAGAACAGTTTACGGAACGGTGCACGGTCCTGGTTACTCTGGCGGAGCAAGTATAGGTGTGGCTTACAAACTTCCTGAAAGTGTGGCTGATTTTTCAGAAGATTTTCACGTTTTTGCCATCGAATGGGATGAGGATGAGATCGAATGGTATGTGGATGATCAACTTTACCATGTGTTGAGCAAAGATGAGATAGAAGAACTTGGTTTAGAGTGGGTTTTCGATCAACCGTTCTTTTTGATCATGAACGTTGCCGTTGGAGGATACTGGCCTGGTTATCCTGACGAAACCACAGTGTTCCCGCAAAGGATGTACATAGACTATATAAGAGTCTTTGAAGATAAGAATCCAGAGAAAGTTGTTGGCGAAGTAAATGACTGCGAATATGAATTGATAATTAAAAAGGCTGGTCCAAAAGTGACGTTCGAAGAAATCAACAACGGTTCCTTTGATGAGCCAATTGTCAACGATCAAGCCAACCAACCAGATGAATGGTTCATTTGGCAGGCAGGAACCTACGGAATCAGCGGTGCAAAAGTTTCAAATTACGGTACAAAAGATGGTTATGCTTACATAAATTTGGCAAACACGGGAACTGAGACATGGCATATTCAGTTTAACCAGTGGATAGGCCTTTATAGGGGAAAAACGTATTTGATTTCTTTTAAAGCCAAATCTGACACACCAAGAACCATAAATGTGAAGATCCTTCAAAACCACGATCCTTGGATTAACTACTTCGTTCAAACGGTCAATCTAACAAAAGAATGGCAGACGTTTACATTCACTTACACACATCCTGAAACAGCTGACGAAATCGTTCAAATCAGCTTTGAACTAGGAACAGGTCCTGTTACGACGGTATACTTTGACGATATCTCGATAAGTTCTAAATAA
- a CDS encoding methyl-accepting chemotaxis protein, whose protein sequence is MKNLKMFFKVLIIVIVSSTIPLLLTFFVTDQRQKKVIGNLARTAVIDVAIGKGKAFEARLENMEITLRTFAVGGIATQYYDAVQKGGNVQQALDDMVRRLKEVVTTYGAFIQSAAFGFDNGDTITDKGKLNIDARQTNEYKLAIANPGRVIVTEPKQESSDRIFSVAVSVRHDDGRIIGAAWMTLKMSDFKKELAGDLAGRSDAFLGILGDKGLTYAHSIASMEGRDFSTADWFGKVSSSKDQVTLVQYEVDKIKRTVAYYRTKYGWYVSYGMLDEFLYASANQLSRLLLIMMMAFVAAGLFLSWLISSNYISKPLLKFVDLAAALKQGDLTTAFDFDSKDEIGTIAKSISESTAALRNAISQIKNLTGQVNAVAQNLASVSEEMAASNEELAAQMENISKNAQSVSASIQEVNSGIEEITASAQNLSKAAQNLTERSERVRAAADKGEQAIKVIDQMISVVKVSSDKIDKSLRLLVEDAKNIGQIVETINSIAEQTNLLALNAAIEAARAGEAGRGFAVVADEIRKLAEESKNATQKISSILGRIHDSAEVAAKDSQESIKQVAATVEQSAVVKEEIANILKEIKEIAPVIESIAANAEELSASTEEMSSAMTNATNAVTEIARQIEEATTAVKQQADAGQQVSNQSVELSSLVQQLYAEVEKFKV, encoded by the coding sequence GTGAAGAATCTGAAGATGTTTTTCAAGGTTTTGATCATCGTGATCGTGAGTTCCACAATTCCATTGCTGCTGACCTTCTTTGTAACAGATCAGCGTCAGAAAAAGGTGATTGGAAATCTTGCAAGAACTGCAGTTATCGATGTGGCTATTGGAAAAGGAAAAGCTTTCGAAGCAAGATTAGAGAACATGGAAATCACACTAAGAACTTTCGCTGTTGGTGGCATTGCGACTCAGTACTATGACGCAGTCCAAAAGGGTGGAAATGTGCAACAAGCACTTGATGATATGGTCAGAAGATTGAAAGAAGTGGTCACAACCTATGGGGCCTTCATACAATCTGCTGCCTTTGGTTTTGACAACGGCGATACGATCACCGACAAAGGAAAACTCAACATTGATGCAAGGCAAACTAATGAATACAAACTAGCAATAGCAAATCCAGGCAGAGTGATCGTCACTGAACCAAAGCAAGAAAGCAGTGATCGAATCTTTTCAGTAGCTGTCAGCGTCAGACACGATGATGGAAGAATCATTGGAGCAGCTTGGATGACGTTAAAAATGAGCGATTTTAAGAAGGAACTTGCTGGAGATCTTGCTGGAAGATCTGATGCCTTTCTTGGCATACTTGGTGACAAAGGTTTAACATATGCGCACAGCATAGCATCTATGGAAGGAAGAGATTTTTCCACCGCAGATTGGTTCGGAAAAGTGAGTTCTTCAAAAGATCAAGTTACTTTGGTTCAGTACGAAGTCGATAAAATCAAACGTACCGTTGCTTACTACAGGACAAAGTACGGTTGGTATGTTTCATACGGTATGCTAGATGAATTTTTGTACGCAAGTGCAAATCAATTATCAAGGCTCTTGTTGATAATGATGATGGCCTTTGTAGCCGCAGGATTGTTCTTAAGCTGGCTTATATCCAGCAACTACATATCTAAGCCACTTCTCAAATTTGTTGATCTTGCGGCAGCTTTGAAACAAGGTGATTTGACGACGGCCTTTGACTTTGACTCCAAAGATGAAATAGGAACGATAGCAAAGTCGATATCAGAATCTACCGCTGCACTTAGAAATGCGATAAGTCAAATCAAAAACCTAACAGGTCAGGTCAACGCTGTGGCTCAAAACCTTGCAAGCGTATCCGAAGAAATGGCTGCATCCAACGAAGAGCTTGCAGCACAGATGGAAAACATAAGCAAAAATGCTCAGAGTGTGTCTGCATCGATCCAAGAAGTGAACTCGGGAATTGAAGAGATAACAGCCAGTGCTCAAAACCTTTCGAAAGCTGCGCAAAATTTGACTGAAAGGTCAGAAAGAGTCAGAGCAGCTGCAGATAAAGGTGAGCAAGCTATAAAGGTAATAGATCAGATGATATCTGTGGTCAAAGTTAGTTCTGACAAGATAGACAAGTCTCTAAGACTTTTGGTGGAAGATGCAAAGAACATAGGTCAAATCGTCGAGACGATCAACAGTATAGCAGAGCAGACAAATTTGTTGGCATTGAACGCAGCGATAGAAGCAGCAAGAGCAGGAGAAGCTGGACGTGGATTTGCGGTGGTTGCGGATGAAATAAGGAAGTTGGCGGAAGAGAGTAAGAATGCAACCCAGAAGATATCTTCCATACTTGGAAGGATTCATGATTCTGCTGAGGTGGCTGCAAAAGATTCACAGGAATCGATAAAACAAGTTGCAGCAACTGTAGAACAATCAGCAGTAGTTAAAGAAGAAATAGCAAATATCTTAAAAGAAATCAAGGAAATAGCTCCAGTGATAGAAAGTATTGCTGCCAATGCAGAGGAACTAAGTGCATCTACAGAGGAAATGAGTAGTGCAATGACAAATGCTACGAACGCGGTTACCGAAATAGCAAGACAAATTGAAGAAGCTACAACAGCTGTAAAACAGCAAGCAGATGCAGGACAGCAAGTGAGCAATCAAAGCGTCGAGCTTTCCAGCTTGGTACAACAACTCTACGCAGAAGTGGAGAAATTCAAAGTGTAA
- the rsmG gene encoding 16S rRNA (guanine(527)-N(7))-methyltransferase RsmG, with amino-acid sequence MFKLILKEILEKTYNLHLSQDTLQTIDKYLRLLLEAPLNLTSIDDYNEAVHKHVADVLLPIKSLTGNLLDVGTGAGIPGLILVIVFPIKATLLDSSKKKIFWLNDTIKKLNLSNINTVATRAEDYAKQAREKFDVVTARAVAEVRILLELCAAFAKVGGLLYFYKGPNWKEEYKACVNIERILNVRLKEVIDYQLATGEKRSLIIFEKVGPTDPKFPRRYNQILKKPL; translated from the coding sequence GTGTTCAAGTTGATACTCAAAGAAATTCTTGAAAAAACCTATAATTTGCACCTTTCACAAGATACCTTACAAACCATCGACAAATATCTTCGACTTCTTCTGGAAGCTCCGTTGAATCTGACGAGCATCGACGATTACAACGAAGCTGTTCACAAACACGTTGCCGACGTTTTGTTACCTATAAAATCTCTCACTGGAAATCTGCTTGATGTTGGAACTGGTGCTGGAATACCAGGTTTGATCCTTGTCATTGTTTTTCCAATCAAAGCAACTTTGTTAGATTCTTCAAAAAAGAAAATTTTCTGGTTAAATGATACCATAAAGAAACTTAATTTGTCTAATATTAACACAGTTGCAACAAGAGCTGAAGATTATGCAAAACAGGCAAGAGAGAAATTCGATGTTGTCACAGCTAGGGCAGTGGCAGAAGTTAGAATTTTGCTTGAGCTTTGTGCTGCGTTTGCAAAAGTTGGAGGACTATTGTATTTTTACAAAGGTCCAAATTGGAAAGAGGAATACAAAGCTTGTGTCAACATTGAAAGAATTTTGAACGTTAGGCTAAAAGAAGTGATAGACTATCAACTTGCAACTGGGGAAAAAAGATCTTTGATAATCTTCGAAAAGGTTGGACCTACCGATCCAAAGTTCCCAAGAAGGTACAATCAAATTCTCAAAAAGCCATTATGA
- a CDS encoding lipoate--protein ligase family protein translates to MKVLRTWGFDGKLNMALDVILLENSKEPVLRFYDWARPTLSLGRHQRKIQIDYEYLKRKKFDVIVRPTGGRAVLHWDELTYSVVIPSNHELFKVSVLESYLVISECISKALKSVGYNVEIEKAKNLSNTPACFDSPSVYEIKIDGKKVVGSAQARTDKAILQHGSIVLKAHLKEYAKILSMKTEDLKDKMAGLYEYKYIEVEKLCEALEKEFEKLFGKTENFELSSKLFLEAWQRKDEFTWQVSL, encoded by the coding sequence ATGAAGGTTCTTCGTACCTGGGGATTTGATGGAAAGTTGAATATGGCTTTAGATGTGATTCTTTTGGAAAATTCAAAAGAACCCGTTTTGAGATTCTACGATTGGGCAAGACCTACGCTTTCGCTTGGAAGGCATCAAAGAAAAATTCAAATTGATTATGAATATCTAAAAAGAAAGAAATTTGACGTAATTGTCAGGCCAACTGGTGGAAGGGCTGTTCTACACTGGGACGAGCTGACTTACAGCGTGGTAATTCCTTCAAACCATGAACTTTTCAAGGTTTCAGTTTTGGAAAGCTATCTTGTCATAAGTGAATGTATCTCGAAAGCTTTGAAAAGTGTGGGATACAACGTGGAAATTGAAAAGGCCAAAAATTTATCGAATACACCAGCTTGTTTTGATTCGCCTTCGGTTTACGAGATCAAAATCGATGGCAAAAAAGTGGTTGGAAGTGCGCAGGCAAGAACGGATAAAGCTATTTTGCAACATGGATCAATAGTTTTGAAAGCACATTTGAAAGAATATGCGAAAATTTTAAGCATGAAAACAGAGGATTTGAAAGATAAAATGGCGGGGCTTTATGAGTATAAGTATATTGAGGTTGAAAAATTATGTGAAGCGCTTGAAAAGGAATTTGAAAAACTTTTTGGAAAAACCGAAAATTTTGAGCTTAGTTCAAAACTGTTTCTAGAAGCTTGGCAAAGAAAGGATGAGTTTACTTGGCAGGTAAGCTTGTGA
- the rsmI gene encoding 16S rRNA (cytidine(1402)-2'-O)-methyltransferase: MMDITIRAIKALKSADVILAEDTRRTMKLLKFFRIEGKPVYSYGAHNETKSIPMILKMLNEGKTICLVTDSGMPCVSDPGALLVDACWRKGIELDVMPGPSALTSALALCGFDTSKVYFVGFLPRGKKRRKLLREVKGKKGVLVFFEAPIRIAATLKDILEIIGDNEIFIAREMTKVFQQLYRGKVSEALQLFKDTKGELTVVLKLQGGRKDEGKSREDH, from the coding sequence ATGATGGATATAACCATAAGAGCTATAAAGGCGCTTAAAAGCGCCGATGTGATTTTGGCTGAAGACACAAGAAGAACGATGAAACTTTTGAAATTTTTCCGAATAGAAGGTAAACCAGTTTATTCCTATGGTGCTCACAATGAGACGAAAAGTATTCCGATGATTCTAAAAATGCTCAACGAGGGTAAGACAATTTGTCTTGTTACCGACTCAGGTATGCCATGTGTTTCGGATCCTGGTGCTTTGCTTGTGGATGCATGCTGGAGAAAAGGAATAGAGCTTGATGTTATGCCAGGGCCAAGCGCTTTAACAAGTGCCCTTGCGCTTTGCGGTTTTGATACATCCAAAGTTTATTTTGTTGGATTTCTACCGCGTGGAAAAAAGAGAAGAAAACTTTTAAGGGAGGTAAAAGGGAAAAAAGGGGTTTTGGTGTTTTTCGAGGCGCCCATAAGAATCGCGGCAACGTTAAAAGATATACTTGAGATCATTGGCGACAACGAAATTTTCATAGCAAGAGAAATGACAAAGGTTTTTCAGCAGCTTTACCGTGGAAAGGTTAGCGAAGCGCTGCAATTGTTCAAGGATACAAAAGGTGAACTTACGGTGGTTTTGAAACTTCAGGGGGGAAGGAAGGATGAGGGAAAATCTCGAGAAGATCATTAG
- a CDS encoding MarR family winged helix-turn-helix transcriptional regulator, which produces MRENLEKIIREICFIIKVEGRLVLKNYPITPAQFDLLQRLYFRGPMKMTELSTHLGIAKSTLSGIVKRLEGMKYLSRERGKDKRVFLISITEHGKQIIEAVIENRVQFIGKVIEEFGQKKAEELYEILQQFKEAMEKCRSSR; this is translated from the coding sequence ATGAGGGAAAATCTCGAGAAGATCATTAGAGAGATTTGTTTCATCATCAAGGTTGAAGGAAGGCTGGTTTTGAAAAATTATCCCATAACACCAGCGCAGTTTGATTTGCTTCAAAGGTTATACTTTCGCGGGCCTATGAAGATGACGGAGCTCAGTACACACCTTGGCATAGCTAAGAGTACTTTGAGTGGTATTGTGAAAAGGCTTGAGGGTATGAAATATTTAAGCAGGGAACGTGGTAAAGACAAAAGAGTTTTTCTAATTTCCATAACTGAGCATGGTAAGCAGATTATCGAAGCTGTGATCGAAAACAGGGTGCAATTCATAGGAAAAGTGATCGAAGAGTTTGGACAAAAGAAAGCCGAAGAGCTTTACGAAATTCTTCAGCAGTTCAAAGAGGCGATGGAAAAGTGCAGAAGCTCACGCTGA